A window of Myxococcales bacterium contains these coding sequences:
- a CDS encoding transposase produces the protein MTLKKPFSDGTVAVDMDPLSLLSRLAASVPAPRLHTVRYAGVLASASKVRARLAPKPAVAPIPTVDVPERPRRGGYRPWAELLKRTFGFDVLTCPCCSGRMKLLALVTDPTSVARYLRGIGEPTDVPKRTPARGPPYWASRVLRRGAGSVEAAE, from the coding sequence ATCACGCTGAAGAAGCCTTTTTCGGACGGCACGGTGGCGGTGGACATGGATCCACTCTCGCTGCTCAGCCGTCTCGCGGCGTCGGTACCCGCGCCGCGCTTGCACACCGTTCGGTATGCGGGGGTGCTCGCGTCGGCGAGTAAGGTTCGGGCTCGTCTGGCGCCGAAGCCGGCGGTTGCTCCAATACCCACGGTGGACGTGCCCGAGAGACCGCGCCGAGGCGGCTATCGTCCGTGGGCGGAGCTTCTTAAACGGACCTTTGGGTTCGACGTTTTGACCTGCCCGTGCTGCAGCGGAAGGATGAAGCTGCTCGCGCTCGTCACCGATCCGACCAGCGTCGCTCGGTACCTGCGGGGCATTGGCGAGCCCACCGACGTGCCGAAGCGCACGCCCGCTCGAGGGCCTCCGTACTGGGCAAGTCGAGTCCTCCGTCGAGGTGCCGGTAGCGTCGAGGCAGCCGAGTAG
- a CDS encoding transposase zinc-binding domain-containing protein, whose translation MASRVYERRRPERSTLYHVVQENLNTLYGAVEDGALAIALPKFVKKELEGYLECGLLCHGFARLTCGSCDETRLVAFSCKGRGFCPSCLGRKMSATAAHLIEDVLPPVDLRQWVLTVPFAWRKRLGYDGRLMSALTRIFVKTVLGFYRERGGGPPRGQSGAVVAVQRTSSDLKLNPHVHAVFLDGAYRDKGDELDFRAARHLSTRDVGAVLERTRDRMVKWLRRRGLLVEDSDSEDEGDGRAVLAASAVSGTTPPAGPEWRRGALLFECRPMVFERPLCVALDGFTLHAATRAGGHDEAGREALLKYVLRPAVAQERVTRGA comes from the coding sequence GTGCAGGAGAACTTGAACACGCTGTATGGCGCGGTGGAGGACGGGGCACTCGCGATCGCGTTGCCCAAGTTCGTGAAGAAGGAGCTCGAGGGATATCTGGAGTGCGGCCTTCTATGCCATGGGTTCGCACGGCTCACGTGCGGGAGCTGCGACGAGACGCGGCTCGTGGCATTCAGCTGCAAGGGACGAGGCTTCTGCCCGTCGTGCCTTGGTCGGAAGATGAGCGCCACCGCGGCGCATCTCATCGAGGACGTGCTGCCACCCGTGGATCTGCGGCAGTGGGTGCTCACGGTGCCGTTTGCGTGGCGAAAGCGCCTTGGGTACGACGGCCGGCTGATGTCGGCGCTGACGCGGATCTTCGTGAAGACCGTGCTCGGCTTCTACCGCGAACGAGGTGGTGGACCTCCACGCGGACAGAGCGGAGCGGTGGTCGCGGTTCAGCGCACGTCTTCCGATCTGAAGCTGAACCCGCACGTGCACGCGGTATTCCTCGACGGCGCGTATCGGGACAAGGGCGACGAGCTCGACTTCCGTGCCGCTCGGCACCTGTCGACGCGGGACGTGGGGGCGGTGCTGGAGCGCACGCGCGACCGGATGGTGAAGTGGCTTCGTCGTCGGGGCCTTCTCGTCGAGGACAGCGATTCCGAGGATGAGGGCGACGGGAGGGCCGTGCTCGCGGCGTCGGCGGTCTCGGGCACTACGCCGCCTGCCGGTCCGGAGTGGCGCCGAGGCGCGCTGCTCTTCGAGTGCCGACCCATGGTGTTCGAGCGCCCGCTGTGTGTCGCGCTCGATGGTTTCACCCTCCACGCGGCGACGCGGGCCGGTGGGCACGACGAAGCTGGCCGGGAGGCACTGCTGAAGTACGTGTTGCGCCCCGCGGTCGCGCAGGAACGCGTGACCCGAGGGGCCTGA